ATATGAAACCATGCCTGGATTTTTGCTATGTCAACAGATTCAATGCCACCAGACTGCTTGAAAAGCTGAGAAACAAGAGATTGGTGTTTGTGGGCGACTCACTCAACAGGAACCAATGGGTTTCCCTGGTGTGCATGGTGGAGGCTTCTATACCTGACAACAGGCTCAAGATGCGTGTTTTCAATGGCTCACTCATCTCCTTCAAGGCATTTGTATGTTTTTTCCTTCATAAATCTACAGGCTACTATAAAATCCAATGATTTCCATCAGCCAATTTGAGAAACCGTTATTCATTTATTATTTTAGGAATACAATGCGACAGTAGACTTCTACTGGTCGCCGCTGCTGGTGGAGTCCAACAGTGATGACCCCATTGTCCACCGTGTGGAGTACAGGATCATAAGGGCAGACAGAATCGAGAAGCATGCTAATGCCTGGAGGGATGCTGACATCATTATCTTCAATGCTTACGTGTGGTGGAGGAAGCATAAGGCTGACATGAGGATGAAGGTCATGTAAGTTCATTCGTTTCCCCTTTCCTAGTTCCTACTCATACCTAGGTAAGGTGATGTGAGGTAATGTAACTTTATACTATCACATTACCGATTTCACATAGTTTTAAAGTTTCCAGAACTGAGAAAAATACATCTCTGTTTTGAGCAGGTATGGTTCATTTGAGAATGGTGATGCAAGGTTAGAGGAAGTAGAAATGGTGGATGGTTTCGAGATAGCTCTCAAGAAATTAACCGAGTGGCTGGGTGAGAACATCGATAAGAACAAGACTAGAATCTTTTTCGCGGGATCATCACCAACACATTCCTGGTGAGTTCAATAGAAAGCACTACTCCTGCATATATCTTGTGCCAAGACATGTAAAACAGTAGTACAATACCAGCATGCCCATGAAAGATTGAGTGTGTTTCTCAGGGCTAGCAACTGGGGTGGAGTGGACAGGAACAAATGCCTTAATGAGACAGAACCGATCTACAAAGTTGGATATAAAGCGGCAGATTACAGTATGATGGAGAAGGCGATGTCATATTTTGGGACGCTGGAGCAGAAGGGCATACGCGTCGATATACTGAATATCACCGAGTTGTCTGACTACCGTAAGGACGGGCACCCGGCGGTGTTCAGGAAACAATTCGCCCCTCTGACAAAGGAACAGATGGTGAACCCAGCCAGCTACGCGGATTGCACGCACTGGTGCCTCCCGGGTGTTCCTGATGTCTGGAACGAGTTCTTGTACGGCTACCTCATGTACAAATGACCAACTACGCCAGTCAGAGTACGTACTACTACATATGAATATATGACGTGCAAATGGCATAATCCGTCTAGATTAAAAGTAGATTGCTTTGTTTCAGAGAAATTAAAGGTCCAAAATTCATACAGTTAGTTACATGTGAAGAGAGAGGGCTCAAATTAGTGCGTATCAGATTCAAACCAGTTGTTTGCTTACGACAGGCAGACAGAGCAACATACAGTAATTCTGAAGACTCCACACAAAATCTGCCTTGCAAAGAAACAAGTTACGAATTAATAGGTATCCTAGATGTATAGTCCCGACATTATTGCCTCACTGAAGCTAGGCAAGCACCTAGCAGGAAGTAGTTACCTCAACCACCATCACTTCACTAATCACTAATCAGTAGCAGAGGCTAGGCAGAATTCATTCAGACCTGGCGCAAGCAGTAAAGCAagctaaaaaa
This genomic interval from Panicum virgatum strain AP13 chromosome 8K, P.virgatum_v5, whole genome shotgun sequence contains the following:
- the LOC120643384 gene encoding protein trichome birefringence-like 34 codes for the protein MKPEANPKMMVLSSPVGLRSIINSLVAFSIIVSSVTLLFYQGQEGQVPMVIEHEHPKMQVQMVAEHHEQLRVTEAPVPLTAELPDARKEECNWSTGRWVYDNLSRPLYSGLKCSFIFPELSCDKYGRKDVMYQHWRWQPYRCDLPRFNATRLLEKLRNKRLVFVGDSLNRNQWVSLVCMVEASIPDNRLKMRVFNGSLISFKAFEYNATVDFYWSPLLVESNSDDPIVHRVEYRIIRADRIEKHANAWRDADIIIFNAYVWWRKHKADMRMKVMYGSFENGDARLEEVEMVDGFEIALKKLTEWLGENIDKNKTRIFFAGSSPTHSWASNWGGVDRNKCLNETEPIYKVGYKAADYSMMEKAMSYFGTLEQKGIRVDILNITELSDYRKDGHPAVFRKQFAPLTKEQMVNPASYADCTHWCLPGVPDVWNEFLYGYLMYK